One Camelina sativa cultivar DH55 chromosome 3, Cs, whole genome shotgun sequence genomic window carries:
- the LOC104778821 gene encoding auxin response factor 4-like, with the protein MSTNTDDGTPVHRDLWNACAGADVVAPFMSDHVKYIPKGHADHCSASLQVLSSLEYLPAIHCTVQGRVILSADPMTDEVFAQVHIKPCSEKFRAFTPKPPTGTMRHMISTLAKPIDEPAHLQQLSLSRSFLGVCSDQFTTFAVIDFAEKSWTFKLMFRDDHQDYLLIDDWASFVRDKSVQVGDVVLFLRDRILDNTRFAVRRASSVSVGRRNNLNLEAFSRAHGSLSLNFCTTITYYPNDVNSDFLVPVPAFESVLGSDWASGVRVSKRDDHREHQGTITEATFKISCDGTLLTSIWKCISVQWDEPGCFKRDTFSPWEVSLKTSKNGTMMFGVDLSLVQGTTKKKKRGKSRQTQA; encoded by the exons ACAGATGATGGTACACCAGTTCACAGAGATCTTTGGAATGCGTGTGCTGGTGCTGATGTTGTAGCACCTTTCATGTCTGATCATGTCAAGTACATTCCTAAAGGGCACGCGGATCACTGCTCAGCTTCCTTGCAAGTATTATCATCCCTTGAGTATTTGCCTGCCATTCACTGTACTGTTCAAGGTAGGGTCATACTGAGTGCCGATCCTATGACAGATGAGGTATTTGCACAAGTTCATATTAAGCCGTGTTCCGAGAAATTTCGTGCTTTTACACCTAAGCCACCAACGGGGACTATGCGGCATATGATATCTACTTTAGCCAAGCCAATCGATGAGCCTGCGCATCTTCAACAACTCTCGCTTTCTCGGAGCTTTTTAGGTGTCTGCTCTGACCAGTTTACCACGTTTGCGGTGATAGATTTTGCTGAGAAAAGCTGGACGTTCAAGCTCATGTTCAGAGATGACCATCAAGATTACTTGCTGATTGATGATTGGGCTTCTTTTGTGAGAGACAAATCGGTTCAAGTTGGTGATGTCGTGCTCTTCTTGAGAGACCGCATTTTGGATAACACTCGTTTTGCTGTTAGGAGAGCTAGCTCGGTGAGCgtgggaagaagaaacaatctgaaCCTTGAAGCGTTTAGCAGAGCACATGGAAGTTTAAGTCTGAATTTTTGTACCACGATTACATATTACCCAAATGATGTTAACTCTGACTTCTTGGTACCGGTACCTGCCTTCGAGAGTGTTCTTGGCTCCGACTGGGCAAGCGGTGTGAGGGTTAGTAAACGTGATGATCACAGAGAACATCAAGGCACCATTACAGAAGCAACGTTCAAGATATCATGTGATGGTACTTTGCTGACAAGTATATGGAAATGTATATCCGTGCAATGGGATGAACCGGGATGCTTCAAGAGGGATACATTTTCTCCATGGGAGGTCTCTTTGAAGACAAGCAAAAACGGGACTATGATGTTTGGTGTGGATCTTTCTTTGGTTCAG GGAaccaccaagaagaagaagagaggaaaaagtAGACAAACACAGGCTTGA
- the LOC104776319 gene encoding probable beta-1,3-galactosyltransferase 5: MKHTNKVSKKLTLTWVPLLCISCFFLGAIFTSRLRSGSSESGSQLILQHRRDQELKIVSEDYAHEKKKSQEKDVMEEVLKTHKAIESLDKSVSMLQKQLSATQSSQKVVVDVSATTNSSTEENQKKKVFMVIGINTAFSSRKRHDSLRETWMPQGENLEKLEQEKGIVIKFMIGRSSTPNSRLDKEIDSEDAQYKDFFRLDHVEGYYNLSAKTKSFFSSAVAKWDAEFYVKIDDDVHVNLGTLASTLALHRSKPRVYIGCMKSGPVLTKKTAKYREPEFWKFGEEGNKYFRHATGQIYAISKDLAKYISVNQPILHKYANEDVTLGSWFIGLEVEQIDDRNFCCGTPPDCEMRAEAGEMCVASFDWKCSGVCRSVDRMWMVHVMCGEGNKAVWDAKL; the protein is encoded by the exons ATGAAGCACACCAACAAAGTCTCCAAGAAACTTACCTTGACATGGGTTCCTCTTCTCTGCATTTCATGCTTTTTCCTCGGAGCAATCTTCACTTCcag ATTGCGATCAGGTTCGTCGGAATCAGGTAGCCAGCTCATTTTACAGCACCGGCGTGATCAGGAACTTAAGATCGTTTCCGAAGACTATGCTCATGAGAAA AAAAAATCACAAGAAAAAGATGTCATGGAAGAAgttttaaaaactcataaagCCATCGA ATCATTAGATAAGTCAGTTTCTATGCTTCAGAAGCAGCTCTCTGCTACACAGAGCTCTCAAAAGGTTGTTGTTGATGTGTCAGCCACCACCAATTCTTCAAcagaagaaaaccaaaagaagaaagttttcATGGTGATTGGTATCAACACTGCGTTTAGCAGTAGAAAACGTCACGATTCGCTTAGAGAGACTTGGATGCCTCAGG GGGAAAATCTAGAGAAATTGGAACAAGAGAAGGGAATTGTCATCAAATTCATGATTGGACGCAG TTCAACGCCAAATAGTAGATTGGATAAGGAAATTGATTCAGAAGATGCTCAATACAAAGATTTCTTTAGGCTG GATCATGTGGAAGGATATTACAATCTGTCTGCAAAAACCAAAAGCTTCTTTTCTAGTGCAGTTGCAAAGTGGGATGCTGAGTTTTATGtcaagattgatgatgatgttcatgTCAATCTTG GTACGCTTGCTTCCACATTAGCTCTTCACCGTTCTAAGCCAAGGGTCTATATTGGTTGTATGAAATCTGGACCTGTCCTTACTAAAAA gACGGCCAAGTACCGTGAACCCGAGTTTTGGAAATTTGGAGAAGAAGGTAACAAATATTTCCGACATGCTACAGGACAGATCTATGCCATCTCAAAGGATCTTGCCAAATACATATCTGTTAACCA GCCAATTTTGCACAAGTATGCAAATGAAGATGTGACACTCGGGTCATGGTTCATCGGTCTTGAGGTTGAGCAAATCGATGATCGTAATTTCTGTTGTGGTACTCCTCCAG ACTGTGAAATGAGGGCAGAGGCCGGAGAAATGTGTGTGGCGTCATTCGACTGGAAGTGTAGTGGGGTATGCAGATCAGTCGATAGAATGTGGATGGTTCATGTAATGTGCGGCGAAGGTAATAAAGCTGTGTGGGATGCGAAATTGTAA